A single window of Leptospira kanakyensis DNA harbors:
- a CDS encoding FecR domain-containing protein: MNEFDKQHTIAKWEELLRKPSKVTESREFPSWEVVSKRNIQFEYNPKSVSNSNVVSFFRKPLGLAVVGGSVLSLAATIFLFFLLNPNSSKTNGTDLANVSNAKSSKEISSPLKVIVSSIKGKVSVLPEGSSNPVPLVKSYQLASGDVVITEGSAQIDLDFETGSWMRITPNSEVVIDLIEKTNEAQSQKFSVKKGKLFASVSKLSKDSQFVVQAGEHLTQVRGTVFSVQFDGTTELVAVREGSVAVGDLVLSAKQQTAVKLGEPVAATASPVNSKEEKELKAFQTQTVLARESKLYEEHARLELVRLEDGTEYRGVILGQSETHLHFKGLEGLIEIPIQKILETEKIR; the protein is encoded by the coding sequence ATGAACGAATTTGATAAGCAACATACAATCGCTAAATGGGAAGAACTCTTACGAAAACCTTCAAAGGTGACTGAGTCCAGAGAATTTCCATCTTGGGAAGTTGTCTCCAAACGAAACATCCAATTCGAGTACAATCCTAAGTCAGTTTCCAATTCCAATGTAGTATCTTTTTTTCGCAAACCATTAGGCCTTGCTGTTGTGGGGGGATCTGTTCTCTCGCTTGCTGCTACAATATTTTTGTTTTTTTTACTGAATCCAAATTCCTCAAAAACAAACGGAACCGATCTAGCAAATGTATCTAATGCTAAATCATCGAAAGAAATCAGTTCTCCTCTAAAAGTCATCGTTTCTTCTATTAAAGGAAAGGTTTCTGTCCTCCCCGAAGGAAGTTCTAATCCAGTGCCACTCGTCAAAAGTTATCAATTGGCTTCGGGGGACGTTGTCATTACCGAAGGATCCGCACAGATTGATTTGGATTTTGAAACAGGATCTTGGATGCGAATCACTCCAAATTCAGAAGTGGTTATCGACTTAATTGAAAAAACAAACGAAGCCCAATCACAAAAGTTTTCTGTTAAAAAAGGCAAGTTATTTGCCTCTGTTTCGAAACTATCGAAAGACAGCCAATTTGTTGTCCAAGCCGGCGAGCACCTTACGCAAGTTAGAGGGACTGTTTTTAGTGTCCAATTTGATGGAACCACTGAGTTGGTTGCTGTAAGAGAAGGTTCTGTTGCCGTAGGAGATTTAGTTCTATCAGCAAAACAACAAACGGCTGTCAAACTAGGGGAACCGGTGGCCGCTACTGCCTCACCAGTCAATTCGAAAGAAGAAAAGGAACTCAAAGCCTTCCAAACCCAAACTGTCCTTGCTCGTGAGTCAAAACTGTATGAAGAACATGCAAGATTAGAACTAGTACGATTGGAAGATGGAACCGAATACAGAGGTGTGATCCTTGGACAATCAGAAACTCATCTCCACTTCAAAGGATTGGAAGGACTTATCGAAATCCCGATCCAAAAGATTTTAGAAACAGAAAAAATCCGTTAA
- a CDS encoding RNA polymerase sigma factor, whose amino-acid sequence MSQIYERSHKRIYDFLYKYTQNADTAMDLMQDSFLSFHKHYGDAGLSEEKSVMVLYTIARNLSINYAKKFSTTREIVSDEIEFHSHNPKLETKAEYQDLEDRLYSFLVELSEEERSALLLKNVEGFQLVQIAEVLGVSVSTASRLVIRATEKVLAIAKRENLVPD is encoded by the coding sequence ATGAGTCAAATTTATGAAAGAAGCCATAAACGTATTTATGACTTCCTCTACAAGTACACTCAAAATGCGGACACGGCGATGGATTTGATGCAAGATAGCTTCTTAAGTTTCCATAAGCACTACGGCGATGCCGGTCTCTCGGAAGAGAAGTCCGTCATGGTTTTATATACGATTGCTCGCAATTTGTCGATTAATTATGCTAAAAAGTTTTCTACCACAAGAGAGATTGTTTCTGATGAAATCGAATTTCATAGCCACAATCCTAAATTGGAAACAAAAGCCGAATATCAGGACTTAGAAGACAGGCTCTATTCTTTTTTAGTGGAGTTGTCGGAAGAGGAACGTTCTGCTCTGTTACTTAAAAATGTGGAAGGATTTCAGCTGGTGCAAATCGCTGAAGTTTTGGGTGTTTCGGTTTCTACGGCTTCTCGTTTGGTCATTAGGGCCACGGAGAAGGTGTTAGCAATTGCTAAGAGAGAGAATCTGGTACCGGATTAA
- the sthA gene encoding Si-specific NAD(P)(+) transhydrogenase, with the protein MSINRFDLLAIGGGPAAQKAAIQASKMGKKAAIIEKDPYLGGGCVHYGTIPSKSLQETSRFYRNLKLSKLHGLQSPQTATLTLQELMFRASTVIEKEEDVTREQMIENRVTTLTGWGQIIDAHHVEVTDSAGRKKVYETENILIATGSSPRRPANENIPFEDGLVYDSDGLFAMKKMPTSLAVVGAGIIGSEYATIFSHIGVQVHLFDSQSRILGFLDEDVSNEMTRIMQQSGISIHVDSSITNYKKLPNEDGYELTTNKGEVVRVNQVLISRGRLGNVDNLGLESVGIIPNDRKQILVNENYQTNVSNIYACGDVIGFPSLASVSMYQGAYVAKHMFGHPSVPVDAEEFPIGIYTLPEIATIGPTEEALKARGVSYGVGMAKFDTITRAQISGDQVGLLKILFDKQSRRVLGVHIISDKATELIALGQCVVNLKAPIEYFTEHIFNYPTMIGAYKNAANDALLREK; encoded by the coding sequence ATGTCCATCAATCGTTTTGATTTACTCGCCATCGGGGGCGGTCCTGCCGCACAAAAAGCTGCTATCCAAGCAAGCAAAATGGGAAAAAAAGCAGCCATCATTGAAAAAGACCCTTACTTGGGTGGTGGTTGTGTTCATTACGGAACCATCCCTTCCAAATCTTTACAAGAAACAAGCCGCTTCTACCGGAACTTAAAGTTGTCCAAACTTCATGGACTCCAATCTCCGCAAACGGCAACACTCACTTTGCAAGAGCTTATGTTTCGCGCATCCACAGTCATTGAAAAAGAAGAGGATGTGACTCGAGAACAAATGATTGAAAATCGTGTGACAACCCTAACTGGTTGGGGACAAATCATCGATGCCCATCATGTAGAAGTGACAGACTCTGCTGGTAGAAAAAAAGTCTACGAAACAGAAAATATCCTAATTGCTACAGGGAGTAGTCCACGTAGACCCGCAAACGAAAACATTCCTTTTGAAGATGGATTGGTTTATGATAGCGATGGGCTCTTTGCCATGAAAAAGATGCCTACCTCTCTCGCAGTGGTGGGAGCAGGGATCATTGGTTCCGAATATGCTACTATTTTTTCTCATATTGGAGTGCAAGTTCATCTCTTTGATTCGCAGAGCCGGATTCTTGGATTTTTGGATGAAGACGTATCCAATGAAATGACTCGGATCATGCAACAATCAGGGATATCCATCCATGTTGATTCTTCGATTACAAATTATAAAAAACTTCCCAATGAAGATGGGTATGAACTCACAACTAACAAAGGTGAAGTGGTTCGTGTCAACCAGGTTCTAATTTCTCGGGGTCGATTGGGGAATGTTGACAATTTAGGATTAGAATCTGTTGGAATCATTCCCAATGACAGAAAACAAATTTTAGTGAACGAAAACTACCAAACCAATGTTTCCAATATTTATGCCTGTGGTGATGTGATTGGATTCCCCAGTTTGGCCTCCGTGTCTATGTACCAAGGTGCCTATGTCGCAAAGCATATGTTTGGTCATCCATCAGTTCCAGTGGATGCAGAAGAATTTCCTATTGGAATTTATACATTACCAGAAATCGCAACCATTGGACCTACAGAAGAAGCACTCAAAGCTCGAGGGGTTTCTTATGGAGTGGGTATGGCAAAGTTTGATACCATCACTCGTGCCCAAATCAGTGGAGACCAAGTAGGACTTTTAAAAATCCTTTTTGACAAACAATCCAGACGAGTTTTGGGTGTTCACATCATTTCGGACAAGGCAACGGAACTCATTGCCCTTGGACAGTGTGTGGTAAATCTCAAGGCACCCATTGAGTACTTCACCGAACACATTTTTAATTACCCAACAATGATTGGGGCTTATAAAAATGCCGCGAATGACGCCCTTTTAAGAGAAAAATAA
- a CDS encoding adenylate/guanylate cyclase domain-containing protein yields the protein MIRSGLTLVWKILSEGIRAKLAWFTGTLIALTILLLSIITVRQQTAILSESYEKQAAVSKNFIASLVMEIENISQNLIRIEEFKLRIERQRVELKKYRTAKVVTKKKTVSVFGFQTNLFGSLGTSKVVKKVDTFFSVYLTKDDVDVLEKEIRQQLREASNRNISEREWNTLVHLASSYVLGEEKYLEAQKQTPPENPEEKASWDTNVKNLKKEIRNHKSQLDLFIAKFYADSKKRKLEELGLDTQLFRIQTFPLSAMIQGETSLASFDTQIIDNTSPLAKIDQFDQMEESLVESFQRLSDDISSLDENEKQYVYEWQEREIQALHSPLFRHQNSTKRAFNLSSVKSSLGDYREVIKEDYRITNELNILIPKLRERIQTLKNAKPPIPPAKDKLFTSFYKSYNELIDERDKIFDEVTTNYPIAAENWEKIEALRSLRDVTLEDWILMKFKTDPTEYERYYQDPDARETQRNRWRAIRKWISSAEQETPTKELKKLFPDGSFGHSRSESEEIMWKLDGTHLLESENVPNLVLRDNFSGLIRTLVDRTDGIRAIKDNRNQIVFTAITICLVAIVFAIFISGVVVQKIRKIIRSAEDVGQGNLHVHFDDGGNDEFGNLTVALNQMVSGLKDREKMRGVLGSMVDPVVVGEALKDLEKLKQGSEKIITAFFSDIAGFSAISEKLNSKELANLLNEYLSAMTIILKHHDGVLDKYIGDAIVGVFNAPLDVENHCLKAVSASVEMRDKLEVLKKEWKEENKYIPEAHTMKFRIGLNMGYAKVGFMGTDALASYTMMGDTVNLAARLEAAGKDYGVCILVSEFVQDEIKDHFFTRKLDIVRVKGKTKPVTLYEVRAKKGEENEEDQQFVEAYESALFSYLNRKFEEAGKKFYTLLTTNGDEACKLLWERCQYYLETPPDPDWDGAFTRTKK from the coding sequence ATGATCCGATCTGGACTCACTTTAGTCTGGAAAATTCTTTCCGAAGGAATTAGAGCCAAACTTGCTTGGTTTACGGGCACCCTAATTGCCCTAACCATCCTATTACTTTCCATCATCACTGTCCGCCAACAAACGGCAATCCTGTCCGAAAGTTATGAAAAACAAGCAGCCGTTTCCAAAAACTTTATCGCTAGTTTGGTTATGGAGATTGAGAATATATCGCAAAACTTAATCCGAATTGAAGAATTTAAGTTAAGAATCGAAAGGCAACGTGTTGAATTAAAAAAATACAGAACTGCCAAAGTTGTTACAAAAAAGAAAACTGTTTCGGTATTTGGATTCCAAACCAATTTATTTGGATCGCTCGGAACATCCAAAGTAGTTAAGAAAGTAGATACTTTTTTTTCCGTTTATCTCACAAAAGATGATGTAGATGTTTTAGAAAAAGAAATACGCCAACAACTTCGGGAAGCATCCAACAGAAACATCAGTGAAAGAGAATGGAACACTCTGGTTCACCTTGCCTCTTCTTATGTTTTGGGAGAAGAAAAATATTTAGAAGCCCAAAAACAAACTCCTCCTGAAAACCCAGAGGAAAAAGCCAGTTGGGACACCAATGTTAAAAATCTAAAAAAAGAAATTCGAAATCATAAATCACAATTGGATCTTTTCATTGCCAAGTTCTATGCTGATTCCAAAAAAAGAAAACTAGAAGAACTGGGTCTTGACACTCAACTCTTTAGAATCCAAACCTTTCCTCTTTCTGCCATGATCCAAGGAGAAACCTCTCTTGCTTCTTTTGATACACAAATCATAGACAACACTTCTCCTTTGGCAAAAATTGATCAGTTTGATCAAATGGAAGAAAGTCTTGTGGAATCTTTCCAACGTCTTTCGGATGATATTTCCTCTTTAGATGAAAACGAAAAACAATATGTTTACGAATGGCAAGAGAGAGAAATCCAAGCCCTCCACTCTCCCCTATTCCGTCATCAGAATTCGACAAAAAGAGCATTTAACCTAAGTAGTGTTAAATCTAGCTTAGGGGATTATCGAGAAGTCATTAAGGAAGATTATCGTATCACCAATGAGCTAAACATTCTCATTCCAAAACTACGAGAACGGATTCAAACTTTAAAAAACGCAAAACCGCCTATCCCACCGGCTAAGGACAAACTCTTCACAAGTTTTTATAAATCATATAACGAACTCATTGATGAAAGAGATAAAATCTTTGATGAAGTAACCACAAACTATCCAATTGCAGCAGAAAACTGGGAAAAAATTGAGGCTTTACGAAGTTTACGAGATGTAACTTTGGAAGATTGGATTTTGATGAAATTCAAAACAGATCCCACCGAATACGAACGTTATTACCAAGATCCAGATGCCAGAGAAACACAAAGGAATCGTTGGAGGGCCATTCGTAAATGGATTAGTTCTGCTGAACAAGAAACCCCAACAAAAGAATTGAAAAAACTTTTCCCGGATGGAAGTTTTGGCCATTCCCGAAGTGAATCCGAAGAAATTATGTGGAAGTTAGATGGGACTCATCTTTTGGAATCAGAGAATGTTCCAAACTTAGTGTTACGTGATAACTTTTCTGGCCTCATCCGCACCTTAGTCGATAGAACAGACGGGATTCGTGCGATCAAAGACAATCGAAATCAAATTGTATTCACTGCCATTACGATCTGTCTCGTGGCAATTGTATTTGCGATTTTTATCTCCGGTGTTGTGGTTCAAAAAATTAGAAAGATCATCAGAAGTGCCGAAGATGTGGGCCAAGGGAATCTCCATGTTCATTTTGACGATGGCGGCAATGATGAATTTGGGAACCTAACTGTTGCACTCAACCAAATGGTTTCGGGTTTAAAAGATCGTGAAAAAATGCGCGGGGTTCTTGGAAGTATGGTGGACCCAGTGGTTGTGGGAGAAGCACTCAAAGATTTAGAAAAACTAAAACAAGGAAGTGAAAAAATCATCACTGCATTTTTTTCCGATATCGCAGGTTTTAGTGCCATCTCAGAAAAACTAAATTCAAAAGAACTCGCGAATTTATTAAACGAATACTTATCAGCCATGACCATCATCCTCAAACACCATGATGGGGTTTTGGACAAATACATTGGGGATGCGATTGTCGGCGTTTTTAATGCCCCACTCGATGTAGAAAATCATTGTTTAAAAGCAGTTTCTGCGAGTGTAGAAATGCGGGATAAACTAGAAGTTCTAAAAAAAGAATGGAAAGAAGAAAATAAATACATCCCAGAAGCACATACGATGAAGTTCCGAATAGGGCTTAATATGGGTTATGCGAAAGTGGGATTTATGGGAACCGATGCATTGGCATCATACACCATGATGGGTGATACAGTCAACTTGGCTGCAAGACTCGAAGCCGCTGGAAAAGATTATGGAGTTTGTATTTTGGTTTCTGAGTTTGTTCAGGATGAAATCAAAGATCATTTTTTCACAAGGAAACTAGACATTGTGCGAGTAAAGGGAAAAACAAAACCAGTCACTCTCTACGAAGTTCGTGCGAAAAAAGGAGAAGAAAACGAGGAAGACCAGCAATTCGTTGAGGCTTATGAATCCGCCCTTTTCTCCTATTTGAACCGCAAGTTTGAGGAAGCAGGTAAAAAATTCTACACCCTTCTCACCACAAACGGTGACGAAGCCTGCAAACTCCTTTGGGAAAGATGCCAGTACTACCTCGAAACTCCACCGGATCCGGACTGGGATGGGGCCTTTACGCGGACTAAAAAGTAA